AGCAAATCCACAGCCATTCGAAACGGCGTACAAGAGCAACATCCTGGAGGAAGAGAGCGAAAAACTTCATTCCCACAGTATAGAAGAGGCATCAACATTATCATTTGCCAGCAAGGAATGGAACATACAGACAGGTTCATGCGAGATCGTTACTGTCGGCTTGCGCCGCTAATAAAGGTTGTTCAAAAAGTCCATTTTCTTGGTACTGAAAAACAGACTTTTTGAACAGGCACGAATACGTACAGGACTGCAAGTGTATTATTACACTAGGCATAATGCATTACGCACCATGGTGGAAGGGTTACGCTATTTACCAGATGTATCTGTTGAGTTATTGGTTGTTTTTCTATAGAATGAACAGTAGAATTGCAAATGATCGAAAGTTCCTATGCCATCAAGATGGCCATGGGTACACTTCAATTGTTCATTCTATATTGAAACATTAAGGGGGCTTGAAGCCATGGAATCCTTGGGAGGACTGCTTCAGCAGCTGAACCCTGCCTTTCGTGAGCAATCGCGGCGGATTGCTGCGGAATTGATGGAAAATCCATACGTACGCGAATTCCGCGCAGGTCATCCTGAACTGCAAGATGCACAGCTCATGACCGATCTGAGCAAGCTGTTTCAGTACGCCAAAGACTCTAAGAACTGTGCGAATTGTCCGGGACTCGACAACTGTCCTAACGATTTTCAGGGCCACTTTTGCAAACTGGAAGTAGAACATTTTAACGGTAAACCCGAAATTATAGATATAAAAGCGCCTTGTTCCAAACATATCGCCCGGCAAAATGAACATATCATTAAACAACGCATTCGCAGTTTCTATGTGGACGAGCGTGCGCTCAGTGCCGGATACAACGACGTGGAGATTATGGGCAAGGATCGGATGCGTGCTCCGGCAGTGAATCAGGTGCTTCGTTATATTAGGGAGACCAAGGAGAATGGATTATCTCCGCAAGGACTGTTTCTGGAAGGAACATTCGGGACAGGC
The nucleotide sequence above comes from Paenibacillus sp. W2I17. Encoded proteins:
- the dnaI gene encoding primosomal protein DnaI, producing the protein MESLGGLLQQLNPAFREQSRRIAAELMENPYVREFRAGHPELQDAQLMTDLSKLFQYAKDSKNCANCPGLDNCPNDFQGHFCKLEVEHFNGKPEIIDIKAPCSKHIARQNEHIIKQRIRSFYVDERALSAGYNDVEIMGKDRMRAPAVNQVLRYIRETKENGLSPQGLFLEGTFGTGKTFLMCYLLHELAVAGHTGVIIYMPDFVEDLKSMISEGQKLKEMTDILKSCDLLIFDDIGAENLNPWVRDHVMGSILNYRMNRKPTFYTSNYNLDGLEKHLSFTNRDGEEMNKGQRLMDRIRPFVDVISVRGENQRGKR